A genome region from Mesorhizobium sp. B2-1-8 includes the following:
- a CDS encoding ABC transporter ATP-binding protein: MATVSLKKLTKRYGNIQIVHGIDLDITDREFIALVGPSGCGKSTTLRMIAGLEGISAGSIEIGGRVVNDLPPRSRNISMVFQSYALYPHMTVRENLGFSLKIAGAAKDDMDRRVAEASAILGLDALLDRRPSQLSGGQRQRVAMGRAIVRDPDVFLFDEPLSNLDAKLRTQMRTEIKKLHAKVQSTVIYVTHDQVEAMTLADRIVIMRDGYIEQVGTPDEVFRRPATRFVAGFIGSPPMNLNEATIDDGQLVFASGAKLPLPGQFKANVAAGDKVVFGLRPDDIYPTGHGISSGAAADVHQIELPITVTEPLGNETLVFVEFNGSDWVSRMLNPRPVRSGERVTMSLDLSQAHLFATETGKTLRS; this comes from the coding sequence CGTGCATGGCATCGACCTCGATATCACGGACCGCGAATTCATCGCGCTGGTCGGCCCGTCAGGCTGCGGCAAGTCGACGACGTTGCGCATGATCGCCGGACTGGAAGGGATCAGCGCCGGTTCGATCGAGATCGGCGGGCGCGTCGTCAACGACCTGCCGCCGCGCTCGCGCAACATCTCCATGGTATTCCAGTCCTACGCGCTTTATCCGCACATGACGGTGCGCGAGAATCTCGGCTTCTCCCTCAAGATCGCGGGTGCCGCCAAGGACGATATGGACCGTCGCGTCGCCGAAGCTTCAGCCATCCTCGGGCTCGATGCGCTGCTCGACCGCCGCCCGTCGCAACTCTCCGGTGGCCAGCGCCAGCGTGTCGCCATGGGCCGTGCCATCGTGCGTGACCCCGATGTCTTCCTGTTCGACGAGCCGCTTTCCAATCTCGACGCCAAGCTTCGTACGCAGATGCGCACCGAGATCAAGAAGCTGCACGCCAAGGTGCAGTCGACGGTGATCTACGTCACCCACGACCAGGTCGAGGCGATGACGCTTGCCGACCGCATCGTCATCATGCGCGATGGCTATATCGAGCAGGTCGGCACGCCCGACGAGGTGTTCCGCCGACCGGCGACACGCTTCGTCGCCGGCTTCATCGGTTCGCCGCCGATGAACCTGAACGAGGCGACGATCGACGACGGCCAGCTGGTTTTCGCCAGTGGTGCCAAGCTGCCCCTGCCCGGCCAGTTCAAGGCCAATGTCGCCGCCGGCGACAAGGTCGTGTTCGGGCTGCGGCCCGACGATATCTATCCGACCGGCCACGGCATCAGTTCCGGCGCGGCCGCCGACGTGCATCAGATCGAACTGCCTATCACGGTCACCGAGCCGCTCGGCAACGAGACGCTGGTGTTCGTCGAGTTCAACGGCAGCGACTGGGTTTCGCGCATGCTGAATCCGAGACCGGTGCGGTCTGGCGAACGCGTGACGATGAGCCTCGACCTGTCGCAGGCGCATCTGTTTGCCACCGAGACCGGGAAGACATTGCGGAGCTGA
- a CDS encoding mandelate racemase/muconate lactonizing enzyme family protein, giving the protein MARIEKIELRMVDLVPKVKRTDAIQSFVSQETPIVTITDSDGAVGTGYSYTIGTGGSSVMRLLSDHLAPRLIGRDSDMIEAIWHDLEFATHATTIGAITAIAIAAIDTALWDLRAKKLNLPLWKLTGGAKDRCPLYTTEGGWLHIETRALVDDALAAKAKGFRGSKVKIGRPHGSEDLARLSAVRKAVGDGYEIMTDANQGFSVDEAIRRAARLRELDLAWIEEPLPADDLDGHIRLSNSTPTPIAIGESLYSVRHFREYMQKGACSIVQVDVGRIGGITPWLKIAHAAEAFDIPVCPHFLMELHVSLTCAVQNGRYVEYIPQLDQLTGRHMRIEDGQALAPDEPGIGIDWDWDAIKAMSIAEFTTAITK; this is encoded by the coding sequence ATGGCAAGAATCGAAAAGATCGAACTGCGGATGGTCGACCTTGTGCCCAAGGTCAAGCGCACCGACGCGATCCAGAGTTTCGTCAGCCAGGAAACGCCAATTGTGACCATCACCGATTCCGACGGCGCGGTCGGCACCGGTTACAGCTACACGATCGGCACCGGCGGTTCGTCGGTGATGCGGCTGTTGTCCGATCACCTGGCGCCCCGCCTGATCGGCCGCGATTCTGATATGATCGAGGCGATCTGGCACGATCTCGAATTCGCCACCCACGCCACCACGATCGGTGCGATCACGGCCATCGCCATCGCAGCAATCGACACGGCGCTCTGGGACCTCAGGGCAAAGAAACTGAACCTGCCGCTGTGGAAGCTCACCGGCGGCGCCAAGGACCGCTGCCCGCTCTACACCACCGAAGGCGGCTGGCTGCACATCGAGACGCGGGCGCTGGTCGATGATGCGTTGGCCGCCAAGGCGAAGGGATTTCGCGGCTCGAAGGTGAAGATCGGCAGACCGCACGGATCCGAGGATCTCGCGCGCCTGTCGGCGGTGCGCAAGGCGGTCGGCGACGGCTACGAGATCATGACCGACGCCAACCAGGGATTCTCCGTCGACGAGGCGATCCGGCGCGCGGCGAGGTTGCGCGAGCTCGACCTCGCCTGGATCGAGGAGCCGCTGCCGGCCGACGACCTAGACGGGCATATCAGGTTGTCGAACTCGACGCCGACGCCGATTGCCATCGGCGAGTCGCTCTATTCCGTGCGCCACTTCCGCGAATATATGCAGAAAGGCGCTTGCTCGATCGTGCAGGTCGATGTCGGCCGCATCGGCGGCATCACGCCCTGGCTCAAGATCGCCCATGCGGCGGAGGCCTTCGACATTCCGGTTTGCCCGCATTTCCTGATGGAATTGCATGTCAGCCTGACCTGCGCTGTTCAGAACGGCAGGTATGTCGAGTACATTCCGCAACTCGACCAGTTGACCGGCAGGCACATGCGCATCGAGGATGGGCAGGCGCTGGCGCCCGACGAGCCCGGTATCGGCATCGATTGGGACTGGGACGCGATCAAGGCCATGAGCATCGCCGAATTCACCACGGCGATCACGAAATAG
- a CDS encoding L-rhamnose mutarotase, which produces MQRMGMVLGLKPEKVEEYVRLHAAVWPDVLTMISACNIKNYSIYLKRPENLLFSYFEYHGTDYAADMAKMAADPKTQEWWAVCIPCQEPLPTRKDGEWWASMDEVFHHD; this is translated from the coding sequence ATGCAGCGGATGGGAATGGTTCTGGGGCTGAAGCCGGAGAAGGTCGAGGAGTATGTCCGCCTTCATGCCGCCGTCTGGCCCGACGTGCTGACCATGATCTCGGCCTGCAACATCAAGAACTATTCGATCTACCTGAAGCGGCCGGAGAATTTGCTTTTTTCGTATTTCGAATATCACGGCACCGACTACGCGGCCGACATGGCCAAGATGGCGGCCGACCCGAAGACGCAGGAATGGTGGGCTGTCTGCATACCCTGTCAGGAGCCCTTGCCGACCCGCAAGGATGGCGAGTGGTGGGCTTCGATGGACGAGGTCTTCCATCATGACTAG
- a CDS encoding Gfo/Idh/MocA family protein: MTRGFDPASLVQSWQKPSKTRPIVTFGAGSIVDDAHFPAYRKAGFPIAGLYDPDQAKAQALADKWGVTAFRSAEEAAGVKDAIFDLATPPGRHAEILKALPDGAVALIQKPMGNYLGEATEILEICRAKNLKAAVNFQLRFAPMMLALKDAIAKGWLGEVVDFDAWLALATPWQLWEFLLKAPRVEIAMHSIHYLDLIRQLLGDPKGVHAKTLGHPNHKVAQTRTSAILDYGDTVRCALSINHDHKFGRRHQACEFRICGTEGAAYLKLGLNLDYPRGEPDILEIYPKGGADWIAVPLAGEWFPDAFVGRMANVQRFAAGEDDELISPVEDAWNTMALVEAAYRSSAAPATPIAERP, from the coding sequence ATGACTAGGGGTTTCGACCCTGCCTCGCTCGTCCAGTCCTGGCAAAAACCCTCGAAAACCCGGCCGATCGTCACCTTCGGCGCCGGCTCGATCGTCGACGACGCGCATTTTCCGGCCTACCGGAAGGCGGGATTTCCGATCGCGGGTCTCTATGATCCGGATCAGGCCAAGGCGCAGGCCCTGGCCGACAAATGGGGCGTGACGGCGTTCCGCTCGGCGGAAGAAGCCGCTGGGGTCAAGGATGCGATCTTCGATCTGGCAACGCCACCGGGGCGGCATGCCGAGATCCTGAAGGCTCTGCCCGACGGAGCGGTCGCACTGATCCAGAAGCCGATGGGCAACTATCTCGGCGAGGCAACCGAAATCCTCGAGATTTGCCGCGCCAAGAATCTCAAGGCGGCCGTGAATTTCCAGTTGCGCTTCGCGCCGATGATGCTGGCGCTGAAGGACGCAATCGCCAAGGGCTGGCTCGGCGAGGTCGTCGATTTCGACGCCTGGCTGGCGCTGGCGACGCCGTGGCAGTTGTGGGAATTCCTGCTCAAGGCGCCGCGCGTCGAGATCGCCATGCATTCGATCCACTATCTCGACCTGATCCGGCAACTGCTCGGCGATCCCAAGGGGGTGCACGCCAAGACGCTTGGCCATCCCAACCACAAGGTGGCGCAGACGCGCACCAGCGCCATCCTCGACTATGGCGACACGGTGCGCTGCGCGCTGTCGATCAACCACGACCACAAGTTCGGGCGCCGGCATCAGGCCTGCGAGTTCCGCATCTGCGGCACCGAGGGTGCCGCCTACCTCAAGCTCGGTCTCAATCTCGACTATCCCAGAGGCGAACCGGACATTCTGGAGATCTATCCGAAAGGCGGGGCCGATTGGATTGCCGTGCCTTTGGCCGGCGAATGGTTTCCCGATGCCTTCGTCGGGCGCATGGCCAATGTCCAGCGCTTTGCCGCAGGCGAAGACGATGAGCTGATCAGCCCGGTCGAGGACGCCTGGAACACAATGGCGCTGGTGGAAGCCGCCTATCGTTCGAGTGCGGCGCCAGCGACGCCGATCGCGGAAAGGCCCTGA
- a CDS encoding MaoC/PaaZ C-terminal domain-containing protein, protein MMEQIQYFEDYEIGSTRLTSGRTITETDFIVHAGHTGDFFPHHMDAEFMKTTAFGQRIAHGTLVFSVGIGLTATVINPVAFSYGYDRLRFIKPVFIGDTIRTRTTIAAKEDDPKRPASGRVIERCEVINQRDEVVLAADHIYIVERKPAQG, encoded by the coding sequence CTGATGGAACAGATCCAGTATTTCGAGGACTACGAGATCGGCTCGACCCGGCTGACCAGCGGCCGGACGATCACCGAGACCGACTTCATCGTCCATGCCGGCCACACCGGCGATTTCTTCCCGCACCACATGGACGCCGAGTTCATGAAGACGACGGCGTTCGGCCAGCGCATCGCGCATGGCACGCTGGTGTTCTCGGTCGGGATCGGGCTGACGGCGACCGTGATCAATCCTGTCGCCTTTTCCTATGGCTACGACCGGCTGCGCTTCATCAAGCCGGTGTTCATCGGCGACACGATCCGCACGCGCACCACCATCGCGGCCAAGGAGGACGACCCCAAGCGACCGGCTTCAGGACGGGTGATCGAACGCTGCGAGGTGATCAACCAGCGCGATGAAGTGGTGCTGGCGGCCGACCATATTTACATCGTCGAACGCAAGCCGGCGCAGGGCTGA